TCCTACTTTTTGGGCCATTCAAGAGATTCCCAGGCGTCAGTTTCGCAGCCGAAGGCGCAAGATGGTCTGGTTTGCCGTGGTGGCCACGGTGCCGTGCCTCGGAGCGATCCTCTATTGGG
This DNA window, taken from Desulfosoma sp., encodes the following:
- a CDS encoding PLDc N-terminal domain-containing protein, translating into MSLPLKILVLATLFVLPMVPTFWAIQEIPRRQFRSRRRKMVWFAVVATVPCLGAILYWALERRHTTPIMAA